Sequence from the bacterium genome:
AAGACCCCTTCCAACATCGCCGCCAATACCGCTTCACGCTCCTCGCGCTGCCGCTCCACAGCTCGGATTCGGTCGTCTAACTGACCGGCCATGTGGTTCAGCGCCCGACTGAGAGACGCCAATTCTGTGGTCTCGGGCTCCTCAAGACGGGCATCCAAGTGCCCCTCCGCGAAGCGCGTCGCCCCTTGCCGCAACGTCTCGATCGGGACCGTGACGCGCCGCACGACATAGAACACGAGCAGCACGCCGACCCCGATCATCAGGAGTGAAATGGAAACCAGCCCGGATGTGCGCCGCAAAACCTCCCACCGCGATGCCGCCACCGGCTCGCTCCCGCGTAGCACCGCCACGATCTGGTCTCCTGCCCGCAGGGGCCTCGCCAACGCGAATTCCGTGCGGTTCAGTCCCCCCTCAAATTGAATACTATATCCCACGCGGCCGACCAGCGCCTCCCGCACCTCGATCCGGTTCGCGAAGTTCGGCAATGCGTGCGCCGATGTGTCGCTGTCCCCTATGGGCCGGCCGTCCGGACCAATCAGTGTCAAACGAAAAGAGCCCACTTCCGCATATTCGCGAAGCAGGCTCCGGCAAGCAAAAGTGTCTTGTTCCAGCACGTATTCCGTCAACTGACGCCCGACTAACTGGAGCCGAAGGTCGAGGCTGTGCTCAACGTGCCCAAGCTCGGCCCGCCGAAACGCCGCCCCGATGAAATACAGCAAGAGCAGCACGGTGGCCAGCGCGATGGCCACATACGGCATAAACAGACGACGAAATAGCGGCCGTTGGTGCGACATGGCAGAAGGTACGGAGCCCATTCCGCCTTGTCAACTTTTTGGGCTTATCGTGAAAGTGCTGGACACGCCTTTTATCCGCGATGGCAGGTGGTGGTTACACCCTCCCCGCCTTCTGTGACGTCAGACCTCCCGGTGGCAAACGGTTACCGCCGGTCCGCCAAGATCGCCGACTGGTCTGGCTCGGAATGGACTCTTAGACCCGAAAACGGTAGCCGACTCCCCGCACCGTCTCAATGTAATGACCGCAGTCCCCCAGCTTCCTCCGCAGACCGACGATCATCACATCAACCGAACGGTCGGACACCGCGTGCTTCTCCCCATGGACTGCATCCACAAGCTGATACCGCGTGAACACCCAACCCGGTCGCCGCGCCATGTGGTGCAACACCCGGAACTCCGAGCTGGTCAGGTCCACTTTTGATCGCCCACAACGGCCTCGTGCCGCCCCGGGTGAATCGTCAATTGGTCGAACGACAGGACTTCGTCCTCGCTGTGCACGGCCTCGGCCCGCCGCCGCAACACGGCCTTGGCCCTCGCGATGATGACTTTCGGGCTGAACGGTTTCGTGACATAGTCATCGGCGCCAAGCTCCAATCCCGTCACAATATCCGCCTCCTCGGCCTTCGCGGTCAGCATCAAGATCGGGATGTTCGCCGTGGAACCGTCCGACTTCAGTCGGCGGCATACCTGCAAGCCATCCATCCCCGGCAGCATCAAATCCAGCAGGATCAGGTCCGGCGGCAGCACGCCCACCGCGGCCAGCGCCTGCTCACCTGATTCGACAGCCCGTACATTGAAACCGTCCCGCGCCAAGTTGTATTCGAGCAACTCGCGGATATCATGTTCGTCCTCAACGACCAAAACGGAGTTCTTCGTCTTCGTGTTCACGGCTGTTGCCAAGTTGTTTAGGGTCGCCCGAAGAATACGAGAATAGTGTAAGAACCGTGTGAGCGCAAGTCCAACAGGTCACGTCCCCGATAATCCGAAATTCGTAAAATCGGAAAATCGAAATTCCGCGACCTCACCACCTGACGCCTCTAATGCGGCTTCGGCTCAGTCTCATGAATCACACCTGCCCGCGCATCGCTAAGTTTTTTCAACATTTGCTCTCTATCGCTCGCAAATTTCTCTATACACGCACCGCAGCAGAATTTCACCAGCGTATTCCCCGAAACGTATTCTACCGGTTCACCCATCGAACCCAAGTCATGTCCCGATACCACGCAGGTTTTCAGGGGATAGCTGTCCCGCTGCTCCATCCTGATCTGCTCTTCTAGGCTCGAAATATATGTTTCTGGAGATTTTGTGTACGGAGCAACACACTCAATACAACAAAATTTCAGATCCCGACCCGCATGCTGCAGGGACACACTGGCCGCCCCCAGAGCGTCACCACACGAAAGACATGTTGTTAACGGATACGGATAGTCAGGCACGCTTCCCGCAGCGCCCGTGTCCTCGCCCGCCGAAAGTCGCGACACTGCTACCAAAATCAACAAAATCAAACGCATCCTTGTCTCCTTGGGCGTTATTTCAGCAACACCATTTTCACCACGCCAACCTGCGATGCGGCCACCACACGCGCAAAGTAGATACCTGATGCGAAACCCGTCCCGTCAAACTCAAACTCATGTTTTCCAACAGATAAAGTACTGTTCACCAGGCTGGCCACGACCCGCCCAGTCGTATCGTAAACCTGCAAATCCACGAGGCTCTCATGCAGCAGCGTGAACGATATGTTAGTAGTTGGATTAAATGGATTTGGATAATTCTGCGCGAGTTCAAACGTATTAATAGAGGGCGGGCCGGCAGGAACGACCGGTATCGCCGCCGGAAGCAAATACGTCAGGCCTTCATCCAGATGCGCTCGCCAGTTGCCCCAGCTATGCCCATCATGATGCGTCTGGAAATAGTACGGATAGTCCTGTTCTTCCAATATTTGCACAAGATTCTGCGCGAGCGGAATCAACACCAGAATGTCATAGGTCCCAATGTCCACGTAGAACCGCAGGCCCAAGTTGGCGTTCGCTTCCAACCCATCGGAGATTGAACTCTGCACGTTCGGCGACTGCGCGCATACCAGTCCAAAAACTTCCGGGTAGGTCACGGCCAGCCAGAGCGAGATATTCCCTCCGTTCGAGGCCCCCGCCGTCGCCCGCCGCTGCGGATCGTCACACGTATTGTAGGCCGCATCCACAAACGGCAGCAACTCCTGCGTGATGAATCGGCCGAAGGCCGCCTGCTGATTGCCAGCATATTCCGGCTCCCGGTTCACGGCCGGCACAAACACAGCGATCACCGGCTGGATCGCGTTCTCGTGAATCAGGTAGTCTAAGATCCGATCGGTCCGGCCCAAAGTGAGATAATCCAACCCGTCATGGACCACCAGCAGCGCATAGCATTCCCCGTTCGGATCGTAGTTCGGCGGCGTGTAAATGCGCACCCGCCGCGTATTCCCTAACTCAGAGCTGGCGAACATCGTGTCCCGCAAAGCGCCATGGGGAATGTCCGGGTAGAACTCAATCGCCGGCGGCGGCACAAACTCCGGCATCCGCAACTCCGAATTCGGCCCGAACCCGCCCTGAACCTGATACGGATTCCGAGGATCCAATATCCAATTCGAGTTATTGAGGACGAACTTGTAGTCCAGCCGCGCATCCGCCTCAAAGACACGGCTGAAGTACCAAAGGTCCGTCCCGTTCACCAGCGTCATGCTGTTCACTCCGGGCGTCCAACCGTTCATGTCCCCCGGCACACTAACAGACGTGGCCGCACCTCGATAAAGAAAATGGGCCTGGTTTGTCTCCTCTATATAGGGGAAACCCGGAACCGCTTGCATGAAGCTGTCAACAATGGCGCCGCGCTGGTCCATCGGGGCGGAATTCACCCGCGACAGGAACGCGCTGAAGGTCTGGCCCCAACATAGAGAGGCATAAGCCAAAACGGAGAGGCATAGCATGCTATAGCTGTTCATGACGACCACCCGGTTATACTGCGATTTCCTTCAATATATAGCTGTTACGGCAAACTTGCACGCCCCTTTTCTCCCCAACAAAAAGGGCCCTAAAGCCGCATAAATACCGACAATTCAACCGTAAAGCGTAGAATTGATTGTAGTGAAATTGCAGTTTTGTGACACCAACACTTGACAAACAGTACGAGGTACCTTAACTTACTGTCACGAATAACTTAAACGAAGGATTAGCTGCCATGACCTGGTCAGCATTAGGATAGCGTAGAGGCACTCATATGTGGTTGGGAATTCGGAGTTTCCGAGGTGGAACGGCCGGGCTGTGGCTACTCATTGCCATGTGCTCGGCTGTTTTTGCTGGCACGACCGGCAAGATCGCAGGGCGCGTGACCGACGGCGAAACCGGTGATCCCGTCATCGGCGCAGCAGTAATGATCGAGGGGACAAGCCTCGGAGCTGCTGCCGATATCAACGGCGATTTCTTTATCCTGAATGTAACGCCTGGCGAAATCAGCCTGCGGGTGACCGCGATCGGCTACTCGCCCAAGACCATTCAAGGACTGCGCGTCATCACCGACCAGACGACCACGGCCAACTTCGTCCTGGGCATCGAGGCGATCACCACCGGAGAGGTTGTGATCACCGCCGAGCGTAAACTGATCGAGAATGACCGCACGTTTGCCACCTCGACGGTCGGCAGCTCGGACATTCAGGCGCTCCCCGTTACGAATCTCGGCCAAGTCATCGAAATTCAGGCCGGCGTGGTGGACGGTCACTTCCGCGGTGGACGCTCCAGCGAGGTCATGTACCTCGTGGACGGTATCTCCGTCACCGATGCCTATGACAATAGTCAGGGCACCCAGGTAGACGATAACTCCGTTCAAGAGCTCCAAGTCATTAGCGGTACCTTCAACGCCGAGTACGGTCAGGCGATGTCCGGCATCGTTAATATCGTTACCAAGGAAGGTGCGCAGGACTATCACGGAACCGTCTCCTCCGAGTTCGGTGACTACGTTTCTGACCACACAAATACGTGGATGAATATCGGCAGCGTCTCGCCGCTGGATATTCAGGATTACAACGCCACGCTCTATGGGCCCGTGCCCTTCATTGACAAGCTCTCGTTTTACGGGAGCTTGCGCTATTTAGATGACGACGGCTGGCTCTATGGCGAGCGCCGTTGGGATGTCTTCTTTCCCAACGATCCCGACTCCACGTTTGTCTCGCGCAACCAGGACGACTCCTACGCCGCGATGAACTACAACCTCGAGCGCTGGGCCAACCTGAAATTGACCTATCCGCTCACGTCGCGGATGAAGCTCAACTACTCGACCTTTTACAGCGCCC
This genomic interval carries:
- a CDS encoding T9SS type A sorting domain-containing protein — translated: MNSYSMLCLSVLAYASLCWGQTFSAFLSRVNSAPMDQRGAIVDSFMQAVPGFPYIEETNQAHFLYRGAATSVSVPGDMNGWTPGVNSMTLVNGTDLWYFSRVFEADARLDYKFVLNNSNWILDPRNPYQVQGGFGPNSELRMPEFVPPPAIEFYPDIPHGALRDTMFASSELGNTRRVRIYTPPNYDPNGECYALLVVHDGLDYLTLGRTDRILDYLIHENAIQPVIAVFVPAVNREPEYAGNQQAAFGRFITQELLPFVDAAYNTCDDPQRRATAGASNGGNISLWLAVTYPEVFGLVCAQSPNVQSSISDGLEANANLGLRFYVDIGTYDILVLIPLAQNLVQILEEQDYPYYFQTHHDGHSWGNWRAHLDEGLTYLLPAAIPVVPAGPPSINTFELAQNYPNPFNPTTNISFTLLHESLVDLQVYDTTGRVVASLVNSTLSVGKHEFEFDGTGFASGIYFARVVAASQVGVVKMVLLK